Proteins encoded by one window of Papio anubis isolate 15944 chromosome 7, Panubis1.0, whole genome shotgun sequence:
- the PEX11A gene encoding peroxisomal membrane protein 11A isoform X2, translating into MKRVTRDRARKEKSASQDSLGYSVADEETEWLQSFLLLLFRSLKQHPPLLLDTVKNLCDILNPLDQLGIYKSNPGIIGLGGLVSSIAGMITVAYPQMKLKTR; encoded by the coding sequence ATGAAACGAGTTACACGTGACAGGGCAAGGAAAGAGAAATCAGCATCCCAGGATTCTCTTGGGTACAGTGTGgctgatgaggaaacagaatgGCTCCAATCCTTTCTACTTCTCTTATTCCGATCTCTGAAGCAGCATCCTCCCTTGCTTCTGGACACGGTGAAGAACCTTTGTGATATCCTGAACCCTTTGGACCAGCTGGGGATCTATAAGTCCAATCCTGGCATCATTGGACTTGGAGGTCTTGTGTCCTCTATAGCAGGCATGATCACTGTGGCATATCCTCAGATGAAGTTGAAGACCCGTTAG
- the PLIN1 gene encoding perilipin-1 yields the protein MAVNKGPTLLDGDLPEQENVLQRVLQLPVVSGTCECFQKTYTSTKEAHPLVASVCNAYEKGVQSASNLAAWSMEPVVRRLSTQFTAANELACRGLDHLEEKIPALQYPPEKIASELKDTISTRLRSARNSISIPIASTSDKVLGAALAGCELAWGVARDTAEFAANTRAGRLASGGADLALGSIEKVVEYLLPPDKEESAPAPGHQQAQKSPKAKPSLMSRVGALTNTLSRHTMQTMARALEQGHTLAMWIPGVAPLSSLAQWGASVAMQAVSRRRSEVRVPWLHSLAAAQEEDHEDQTDTEGEDVEEEEELETEENKFSEVAALPGPQGLLGGVAHNLQKALQTTISAVTWAPAAVLGMAGRVLHLTPAPAVSSTKGRAMSLSDALKGVTDNVVDTVVHYVPLPRLSLMEPESEFRDIDNPPAQVERREAERRASGAPPAGPEPAPRAAQPRRSLRSAQSPGAPPGPGLEDKVATPAAPRPAFPAVPREKPKRRVSDSFFRPSVMEPILGRAQYSQLRKKS from the exons ATGGCAGTCAACAAAGGCCCCACCTTGCTGGATGGAGACCTCCCT GAGCAGGAGAATGTGCTACAGCGGGTCCTGCAGCTGCCGGTGGTGAGTGGCACCTGCGAGTGCTTCCAGAAGACCTATACCAGCACTAAGGAAGCCCACCCCCTGGTGGCCTCTGTGTGCAATGCCTATGAGAAGGGCGTGCAGAGCGCCAGTAACTTGGCTGCCTGGAGCATGGAGCCGGTGGTGCGCAGGCTGTCCACCCAGT TCACAGCTGCCAATGAGCTGGCCTGCCGAGGCTTGGACCACCTGGAGGAAAAGATCCCAGCCCTCCAGTACCCTCCTGAAAAG ATTGCTTCTGAGCTGAAGGACACCATCTCCACCCGCCTCCGCAGTGCCAGAAACAGCATCAGCATTCCCATCGCGAGCACTTCAGACAAGGTCCTGGGGGCCGCTTTGGCTGGGTGCGAGCTCGCCTGGGGAGTGGCCAGAGACACTGCGGAATTTGCTGCCAACACTCGAGCTGGCCGACTGGCTTCTGGAGGGGCTGACTTGGCCTTGGGCAGCATTGAGAAGGTGGTGGAGTATCTCCTCCCTCCAGACAAGGAAGAGTCAG CCCCTGCTCCTGGACACCAGCAAGCCCAGAAGTCTCCTAAGGCCAAGCCGAGCCTCATGAGCAGGGTTGGGGCTCTGACCAACACCCTCTCTCGACACACCATGCAGACCATGGCCCGGGCCCTGGAGCAGGGCCACACCCTGGCCATGTGGATCCCAGGAGTGGCGCCCCTG AGCAGCCTGGCCCAGTGGGGTGCCTCAGTGGCCATGCAGGCGGTGTCCCGGCGGAGGAGTGAAGTGCGGGTGCCCTGGTTACACAGCCTCGCAGCCGCCCAGGAGGAGGATCATGAGGACCAGACAGACACGGAGGGAGAGGacgtggaggaggaggaagaattgGAGACAGAGGAGAACAAGTTCAGTGAG GTAGCAGCCCTGCCAGGCCCTCAAGGGCTCCTGGGCGGTGTGGCACATAATCTGCAGAAGGCCCTCCAGACCACCATCTCGGCTGTGACATGGGCACCTGCAGCTGTGCTGGGCATGGCAGGGAGGGTGCTGCACCTCACACCAGCTCCTGCTGTCTCCTCGACCAAGGGGAGGGCCATGTCTCTATCAGATGCCCTGAAGGGCGTTACTGACAATGTGGTGGACACGGTGGTGCATTACGTGCCG CTCCCCAGGCTGTCGCTGATGGAGCCCGAGAGCGAATTCCGGGACATCGACAACCCGCCCGCCCAGGTCGAGCGCCGGGAGGCGGAGCGCAGGGCGTCAGGGGCGCCACCCGCCGGCCCGGAGCCCGCCCCGCGCGCCGCACAGCCCCGCCGCAGCCTGCGGAGCGCGCAGAGCCCCGGGGCGCCCCCCGGCCCGGGCCTGGAGGACAAGGTCGCCACGCCCGCAgcgccgcgcccggccttcccgGCCGTGCCCCGCGAGAAGCCGAAGCGCAGGGTCAGCGACAGCTTCTTCCGGCCCAGCGTCATGGAGCCCATCCTGGGCCGCGCGCAGTACAGCCAGCTGCGCAAGAAGAGCTGA